The Christiangramia flava JLT2011 genome has a segment encoding these proteins:
- a CDS encoding Nramp family divalent metal transporter yields the protein MSGKSLEEVHGSIDTEQPKSWWRKILAFLGPAYLVSVGYMDPGNWATDIAGGSQFGYSLLWVLLMSNIMALVLQSLCTRLGVVSGLDLAQASRKEYPKFVNFILYILAEIAIAACDLAEVVGMAIGLELLFGVPLLWGVSITVLDSFLLLFLINQGMRKMEAFIISLVALIGLCFFLELFFASPDMADVASGFVPEIENGRALYIAIGIIGATVMPHNLYLHSSLVQTRKIKPTKKGIKQALRFNFIDSAIALNFAFFVNAAILILAATVFYKNGIFEVAEIKDAHALLQPLLGTSLAPVLFALALIAAGQSSTLTGTLAGQIVMEGYLNLRIQPWVRRLLTRLVAILPAFITIYLFGENSTGELLVLSQVVLSLQLGFAIIPLIHFVSDQKLMKGFHIKWPLAVLSWLITLTVVGLNAKLVWDEIGNWLQSSENPVYIWIFVVPVAIGAALLTLFIILWPLLKNSFRSNNENMVPHITSAEIGKLAIPEAYNHIAVSVDFSVSDKKSIASALQIGGKEALYTLIHIVETPGAIIYGKEIKDLETYSDMKFLEDYREELERKGYQVAVQLGFGVPKKAIPKIIKSGNYELLVMGSHGHALFKDLIFGTTVDAVRHRVQIPVFIS from the coding sequence ATGTCTGGCAAGTCACTGGAAGAGGTCCACGGTTCTATCGATACCGAGCAGCCAAAAAGCTGGTGGCGCAAGATCCTGGCTTTTTTAGGCCCGGCATACCTCGTGAGTGTTGGCTACATGGATCCCGGCAACTGGGCGACCGATATTGCCGGGGGGAGCCAGTTTGGATATTCCCTGCTCTGGGTGCTCCTGATGTCGAATATCATGGCACTCGTCCTGCAAAGCCTCTGTACCCGACTGGGAGTAGTCAGCGGACTCGATCTTGCACAGGCTTCACGAAAGGAATACCCGAAATTCGTTAATTTCATCCTTTATATTCTCGCTGAAATTGCCATTGCAGCCTGCGATCTGGCAGAAGTTGTGGGAATGGCCATAGGTCTGGAGCTGCTATTTGGCGTTCCGCTGCTCTGGGGAGTGAGCATAACCGTTCTTGACAGCTTTTTATTGCTCTTTCTCATCAATCAGGGAATGCGAAAAATGGAGGCCTTTATCATTTCGCTGGTAGCCCTCATCGGTTTATGTTTTTTCCTGGAGTTGTTCTTTGCCTCTCCTGATATGGCTGATGTCGCCTCTGGATTTGTTCCTGAAATTGAAAACGGCCGTGCGCTTTACATCGCTATTGGGATCATTGGGGCGACCGTGATGCCACATAATCTCTACCTGCATTCTTCCCTGGTGCAAACCCGGAAGATCAAACCTACTAAAAAGGGCATTAAACAGGCGCTTCGGTTTAATTTTATCGATTCTGCCATCGCCCTGAATTTTGCCTTTTTTGTGAATGCCGCGATCCTGATCCTGGCAGCGACCGTATTCTATAAAAATGGCATTTTTGAAGTTGCCGAAATTAAAGATGCACATGCCCTGCTTCAGCCATTGCTGGGAACTTCGCTGGCACCTGTCCTTTTCGCTCTGGCGCTCATTGCGGCGGGACAAAGCTCCACTCTAACGGGAACCCTGGCCGGGCAGATCGTTATGGAAGGTTACCTGAATCTTCGAATTCAGCCCTGGGTGCGCAGGTTATTGACCAGGCTGGTGGCCATCCTGCCTGCTTTCATCACCATTTACCTGTTTGGGGAGAATTCAACCGGCGAACTGCTGGTTTTAAGCCAGGTCGTCCTAAGTTTACAGCTCGGTTTTGCCATTATTCCGCTAATCCATTTTGTAAGCGATCAAAAACTGATGAAAGGTTTCCATATAAAATGGCCCCTGGCAGTTTTAAGCTGGCTTATTACTTTGACCGTAGTAGGTTTAAATGCGAAACTGGTCTGGGATGAGATCGGGAACTGGCTTCAAAGCAGTGAAAATCCTGTTTACATCTGGATCTTTGTGGTGCCTGTTGCGATCGGTGCGGCTTTGCTGACGCTATTTATAATTCTCTGGCCACTTCTGAAAAATTCTTTCAGATCAAACAACGAGAATATGGTTCCGCACATCACTTCCGCGGAAATTGGAAAACTGGCCATTCCTGAAGCATATAACCATATTGCGGTATCGGTAGATTTTTCGGTTTCTGATAAAAAAAGTATTGCTTCCGCTTTACAGATTGGCGGAAAGGAGGCTTTATATACGCTCATTCACATAGTAGAAACTCCGGGTGCGATCATCTACGGAAAGGAGATCAAAGACCTGGAAACTTACAGCGATATGAAATTCCTGGAAGATTACCGGGAGGAACTCGAACGCAAAGGCTACCAGGTTGCGGTGCAACTAGGATTTGGTGTCCCCAAAAAAGCCATTCCGAAGATCATTAAATCTGGAAACTATGAACTGCTGGTCATGGGAAGTCATGGTCATGCATTATTTAAAGACCTCATTTTCGGGACGACGGTCGACGCAGTAAGACATCGCGTTCAAATCCCCGTTTTCATTTCTTAA
- a CDS encoding metal-dependent transcriptional regulator: MISLSEENYLKAIFHLETTFKKGVSTNALAEEMETKASSVTDMVKRLSEKKLVNYKKYQGVKLSPKGRATAVEIIRKHRLWECFLVEKLNFNWDEVHEVAEQLEHVKSEKLTREIDRFLGFPKTDPHGDPIPDVEGNFIKTSRALLMECDEGETVVIVGVKDSSTAFLRFLDKNNLKLGSKMKLMHKEDFDDSVLVETETGELHLSKKIAANLFIRLTNES, from the coding sequence ATGATTAGTTTATCTGAAGAGAATTATTTAAAAGCAATCTTTCACCTGGAAACCACTTTCAAAAAAGGGGTTAGCACGAATGCCCTGGCAGAAGAAATGGAAACCAAAGCGTCTTCGGTGACAGATATGGTCAAGCGCTTATCTGAAAAGAAACTGGTGAATTATAAGAAATATCAGGGCGTCAAATTGAGTCCGAAAGGTCGAGCCACGGCTGTAGAGATCATCAGGAAACATCGGCTGTGGGAATGTTTTCTGGTGGAAAAGCTCAATTTCAACTGGGATGAGGTGCACGAGGTGGCTGAGCAGCTTGAACATGTGAAATCTGAAAAGCTCACGCGCGAAATTGATCGTTTCCTTGGATTTCCGAAGACCGATCCGCATGGCGATCCCATCCCGGATGTAGAAGGCAATTTTATTAAGACCTCTCGCGCTCTTTTGATGGAGTGTGATGAAGGAGAAACTGTTGTGATAGTGGGGGTGAAGGATTCCTCTACCGCTTTCCTGAGGTTTCTGGATAAGAACAACCTGAAACTGGGGAGCAAAATGAAGCTGATGCATAAGGAAGATTTTGATGATTCCGTTCTGGTGGAAACTGAAACCGGTGAGCTTCATCTTTCCAAAAAGATCGCAGCCAACCTATTCATCAGGTTAACCAATGAATCCTAA